The Roseiconus lacunae genome has a segment encoding these proteins:
- a CDS encoding dihydroorotate dehydrogenase: MTQSTTTVDLTTTLGRLSLPNPILVASGTFGYAREMENVIDVSRLGGVLPKTITAEPRVGNAPWRTVETSAGLLNAIGLDNDGIDAFLEHHLPYLRTIGAPIVVSVAGRTEDEFVGLAARVAEHGADAVELNLSCPNVSGGIDFGINAESCRKVVAAARKACSAPILAKLTPNVTKIAEVAKGAADGGADAVCLINTVLAMAIDWRRQKPVLGNGMGGLSGPAIKPIALRCVHQVRSSVDVPIIGIGGISNIDDVMQFLVAGASAVQIGTANYYDPTVSTRLIDELPAALSELNATSVKEVVGSLTI, translated from the coding sequence ATGACACAATCCACCACCACAGTGGACTTAACGACGACCTTGGGCAGACTCTCGTTGCCCAATCCAATTCTGGTCGCGTCAGGCACCTTTGGTTATGCTCGCGAGATGGAGAACGTCATTGACGTTTCGCGACTCGGTGGTGTGCTACCGAAAACAATCACCGCCGAACCTCGTGTCGGCAATGCTCCGTGGCGGACTGTTGAGACGTCGGCTGGTTTGTTGAATGCGATCGGTTTGGACAATGACGGAATTGATGCCTTCTTAGAACACCACCTTCCTTATTTACGAACCATCGGGGCGCCAATTGTCGTCAGCGTTGCTGGTCGAACTGAAGACGAGTTCGTCGGTCTTGCCGCGCGGGTCGCAGAGCACGGGGCCGATGCCGTCGAACTGAACCTTTCCTGCCCTAATGTGAGTGGGGGCATTGATTTTGGAATCAATGCCGAGTCTTGTAGAAAGGTTGTCGCGGCGGCACGGAAAGCTTGTTCAGCTCCGATCCTAGCGAAACTGACCCCCAACGTGACCAAGATCGCAGAAGTCGCAAAAGGTGCTGCCGATGGAGGTGCGGATGCGGTTTGTTTGATCAACACCGTGCTCGCGATGGCGATCGATTGGAGGCGACAAAAGCCGGTGCTGGGTAATGGGATGGGCGGACTGAGCGGACCGGCGATTAAACCGATCGCGCTACGCTGCGTCCATCAAGTCAGATCGTCGGTCGACGTTCCCATCATTGGCATTGGTGGTATCTCAAACATCGATGACGTGATGCAGTTCCTCGTCGCCGGGGCGTCGGCCGTTCAAATCGGCACCGCAAACTATTACGACCCAACAGTGTCGACACGGTTGATTGATGAGCTGCCTGCTGCACTCTCCGAATTGAACGCGACGTCAGTCAAAGAAGTCGTTGGTTCGTTAACGATTTAA
- a CDS encoding phosphopantothenoylcysteine decarboxylase domain-containing protein yields the protein MAKILITSGPTRQYLDPVRYLSNASSGRMGAALAQAAIDLGHEVTIVSGPVSIEYPSRATVIPVVSTDEMLHSAMQAFRDCDGAIGAAAPCDYMPRFVNDQKIAKTGDPLTLQLIETPDVVATLGQNKTASQWVVGFALESEDRRFRATVKLEKKHCDLIVSNGPTAIDSDENEVELIGRSGDVLMKIHADKQSVADRILQVIQERLIP from the coding sequence GTGGCGAAGATTCTGATTACATCTGGTCCGACCCGGCAATACCTTGATCCCGTTCGCTACCTCTCCAACGCGTCCAGTGGGCGTATGGGGGCGGCACTCGCACAGGCTGCGATTGATCTCGGACACGAGGTCACGATCGTTTCCGGACCGGTTTCGATCGAGTATCCTTCGCGGGCGACCGTGATCCCGGTCGTCTCGACCGACGAAATGTTGCACTCGGCGATGCAAGCGTTCCGCGACTGCGACGGTGCCATCGGAGCCGCTGCCCCGTGCGATTACATGCCACGTTTTGTCAACGACCAAAAGATCGCCAAAACGGGCGATCCGCTGACCTTGCAATTGATCGAAACGCCCGACGTCGTCGCGACGTTGGGACAAAACAAAACCGCTTCGCAATGGGTCGTCGGATTTGCGCTGGAATCCGAAGATCGTCGCTTTCGCGCGACCGTCAAACTTGAGAAGAAACATTGCGACCTCATTGTCAGTAATGGTCCCACGGCAATCGATTCCGATGAAAACGAAGTCGAATTGATTGGGCGTAGCGGCGACGTTCTGATGAAAATCCACGCGGACAAACAGTCGGTCGCGGATCGCATTCTGCAAGTTATCCAAGAACGACTGATTCCCTAG
- a CDS encoding tellurite resistance TerB family protein, with amino-acid sequence MSEKELSERVRQLRNLVVMAFADGSLGEREVDYVAKRCHELGLGESELSHAIRFGLGDDAALELPVAPDSREELLVDLIKVMAADGVLDENEKRLFALAAAKMEVSTERLNQLVDETLKTLDQ; translated from the coding sequence ATGAGCGAAAAAGAACTTAGCGAACGGGTCCGTCAATTACGCAATCTCGTCGTGATGGCGTTCGCCGATGGGTCCCTCGGTGAACGTGAGGTCGACTATGTCGCCAAACGATGCCATGAACTCGGCCTCGGAGAATCTGAGCTGTCACACGCGATCCGCTTTGGACTTGGTGATGACGCGGCGTTGGAGCTTCCCGTCGCGCCGGATAGCCGAGAAGAGTTACTCGTTGATTTGATCAAAGTGATGGCCGCCGACGGCGTTTTGGATGAAAACGAAAAACGTTTGTTCGCACTCGCCGCGGCCAAGATGGAAGTCTCTACCGAGCGGCTAAACCAATTGGTCGACGAAACGCTGAAAACATTGGATCAATAG
- a CDS encoding tRNA dihydrouridine synthase, with product MTIHGDQLNGETIRGAEFGGAESISEAQSHRPGSGAAVTDATGADSVPPVDGGQHKAAAIPRPAVEDLRAIDTWKNEFSPLQLGAVQIGFPVVQAALSGYSDLPMRAIARKSGASYSVCEVMLDQFLLALNKRQKTKHFLDIHPDEHPVGGQLMGAEPEQFSLGAMKLVEAGFDVIDVNFGCPVKKVLGRCRGGFHLSQPEVAIEILKRTREMVPDSIPVTVKMRRGIDDSNESRDAFFQILDGALDAGLAAATVHGRTVVQRYVGPSRWAFLGEVKTHVGDRMRILGSGDLFSAEDCLRMMRETRIDGVTVARGAIGNPWIFSDALALANGLPLPTPPSLGEQASLMREHFDLCEQSYGEKRAPMLMRKFGIKYSQSHPRHESVRLEFARIKSRADFENVLHSHFVPDGPGRRVPRECHGSQEE from the coding sequence ATGACGATTCACGGAGATCAATTGAACGGGGAAACGATTCGCGGTGCGGAGTTCGGCGGGGCCGAGTCGATTTCAGAAGCTCAATCACATCGGCCCGGCTCCGGTGCAGCGGTTACCGACGCCACCGGGGCTGATAGTGTACCGCCGGTAGACGGTGGGCAACACAAGGCGGCCGCTATTCCTCGCCCGGCGGTCGAAGACCTACGCGCGATCGACACTTGGAAAAACGAGTTTTCGCCGTTGCAGCTTGGGGCGGTTCAAATCGGTTTCCCGGTCGTTCAGGCGGCCCTCAGCGGTTATAGCGATTTACCCATGAGAGCAATCGCTCGCAAGAGTGGGGCGAGCTATTCGGTATGCGAAGTGATGCTCGATCAGTTTCTTCTGGCGCTCAATAAACGGCAAAAAACGAAGCACTTTCTCGATATCCATCCCGACGAGCATCCTGTCGGTGGCCAATTAATGGGGGCCGAGCCGGAACAGTTTTCACTCGGTGCGATGAAGCTGGTCGAAGCCGGTTTTGATGTGATCGACGTTAACTTTGGTTGCCCGGTCAAAAAAGTTCTCGGTCGTTGCCGCGGCGGGTTTCATCTCTCTCAACCGGAGGTCGCGATCGAGATTTTAAAACGAACGCGAGAGATGGTGCCGGATTCGATTCCGGTCACGGTGAAAATGCGGCGTGGCATCGATGACTCGAACGAATCGCGAGATGCGTTCTTTCAAATTCTCGATGGCGCGCTTGATGCCGGTCTCGCCGCCGCGACGGTCCATGGACGAACAGTGGTGCAGCGCTACGTCGGTCCGAGTCGTTGGGCGTTTCTTGGCGAAGTCAAAACGCACGTCGGCGATCGAATGCGGATCCTCGGTAGCGGGGATCTATTCTCCGCCGAAGACTGCCTGCGGATGATGCGTGAAACCAGAATCGATGGCGTCACGGTCGCTCGTGGGGCGATCGGAAACCCTTGGATTTTCTCTGATGCCCTGGCCCTGGCAAATGGGCTTCCGTTGCCGACACCGCCGTCGCTGGGTGAACAAGCCTCGCTAATGCGAGAGCATTTCGATCTCTGTGAACAAAGCTATGGCGAAAAACGGGCTCCAATGCTGATGCGAAAGTTTGGCATTAAGTACAGCCAATCGCACCCGCGTCACGAGTCCGTGCGGCTGGAGTTCGCTCGGATCAAATCCAGAGCTGACTTCGAGAATGTTCTCCACAGTCACTTCGTGCCTGATGGCCCCGGCCGCAGGGTTCCGCGTGAGTGCCACGGGAGCCAAGAAGAGTAG
- a CDS encoding aldose epimerase family protein has protein sequence MMIETAPFGTADDQPITRYTLVNSKGHRVHVMNFGATLLEVEVPDRDGQLANVNLCFDSLEPYVQGHPYFGSTVGRFCNRIGNATFTIDGTEYPLVVNHGKHQLHGGKKNFSYQVWSAEPIQASDHVGVRFELTSPDGDNGFPGTVHAIAEYTWNDADELKLTYSATTDKPTHVNLCNHSYWNLGGAGSGTAKDHVATIEADHFLDVDDDLIPTGKLNEVAGTPLDFRSPTELGKRIDQLPATKGYDHCYVVRGQAGTLRPAGIVVDPDSGRSLEIETTQPGMQLYTANHLGGGPGTAGAASHDAFCLETQHYPDAPNKPEFKSTLLNPGETLKEVTIHRFGVRP, from the coding sequence ATGATGATAGAAACCGCTCCGTTTGGAACAGCCGATGATCAGCCGATCACTCGATACACGTTGGTCAACTCCAAAGGCCATCGGGTTCACGTGATGAACTTTGGTGCGACGTTGCTGGAAGTCGAGGTCCCGGATCGTGACGGTCAATTGGCGAATGTGAATTTGTGCTTCGACTCGCTGGAGCCCTACGTTCAGGGACATCCGTATTTTGGGAGTACCGTCGGGCGATTTTGCAACCGAATCGGGAACGCCACTTTCACAATCGATGGCACAGAGTATCCCTTGGTTGTGAACCACGGAAAACACCAACTGCATGGCGGAAAGAAGAATTTTTCCTACCAGGTCTGGTCTGCCGAACCGATTCAGGCGTCTGATCACGTCGGTGTCCGCTTCGAATTGACCAGTCCCGACGGTGATAACGGATTTCCAGGAACGGTCCATGCGATCGCCGAATATACGTGGAACGACGCCGACGAGTTGAAACTGACTTATTCGGCGACCACCGATAAACCCACCCATGTCAACTTGTGCAATCACAGCTACTGGAATCTCGGCGGCGCCGGATCAGGGACGGCCAAAGACCATGTCGCGACGATCGAAGCGGACCATTTCCTGGATGTCGACGATGATTTGATCCCGACTGGAAAACTGAACGAGGTTGCAGGCACCCCGCTCGATTTCCGATCCCCGACCGAATTAGGAAAACGCATCGACCAGTTGCCGGCGACCAAGGGATATGACCACTGCTACGTCGTGCGAGGACAGGCCGGTACGCTACGCCCAGCTGGCATCGTCGTTGACCCCGACTCGGGGCGCTCGCTGGAAATCGAAACGACCCAACCGGGGATGCAGCTTTACACGGCAAACCATCTCGGCGGGGGACCTGGAACCGCCGGTGCTGCTTCGCACGATGCGTTCTGCTTGGAAACACAGCATTACCCCGACGCCCCCAATAAACCTGAATTCAAGTCAACGTTGCTCAATCCGGGTGAAACGCTAAAGGAAGTCACGATCCACCGTTTCGGAGTGCGCCCCTAG
- a CDS encoding 3-keto-disaccharide hydrolase has protein sequence MRHRISRFLRPALLIERLVFRNGVFVIAVSLATALTLTIPAATAEETSAESPDQAFQTLFDGKTLQGWEGDERWFSVRDGMIVAGSASESIPHNYFLCTEKRYQHFELVVEAKLVGKGNNAGVQFRTERLPDDTEVIGYQADIGWMQNGTCWGALYDESRRRKFLAEDQELAAKVVKKGQWNELRVVAKGKRIQIFLNGVRTVDYTEQDADIKQDGVIALQVHSGPQLEVLYRNVRLREL, from the coding sequence ATGCGTCACCGGATTTCGCGTTTCCTCCGCCCCGCTTTGCTCATCGAGCGTCTTGTGTTCCGGAACGGCGTTTTTGTCATCGCCGTTTCCCTGGCCACAGCATTAACGCTGACGATACCTGCCGCAACGGCCGAGGAAACGTCAGCGGAATCACCGGATCAAGCATTCCAAACGCTCTTCGACGGAAAAACACTCCAGGGCTGGGAAGGTGACGAACGTTGGTTTTCAGTCCGCGATGGGATGATCGTCGCCGGGAGTGCGAGCGAGTCGATCCCGCACAATTACTTCCTGTGTACCGAAAAACGTTACCAACACTTCGAATTGGTCGTTGAAGCAAAATTGGTCGGTAAAGGAAACAACGCTGGCGTGCAATTCCGAACCGAACGTCTGCCTGATGATACCGAAGTGATCGGTTATCAGGCGGATATCGGCTGGATGCAGAACGGGACCTGCTGGGGGGCACTCTATGACGAATCACGCCGGCGTAAATTCTTGGCCGAAGACCAGGAACTCGCCGCTAAGGTCGTCAAAAAAGGCCAATGGAACGAACTGCGAGTTGTCGCCAAAGGCAAGCGGATTCAGATTTTCCTAAACGGCGTCCGCACCGTCGACTACACCGAACAGGACGCCGATATCAAGCAGGACGGTGTGATTGCCCTGCAGGTTCACAGTGGACCGCAATTGGAAGTTCTCTACCGCAATGTCCGCTTGCGTGAGCTTTGA
- the ilvD gene encoding dihydroxy-acid dehydratase, whose amino-acid sequence MTQLNKYSSKITQPKSQGASQAMLYATGLTREDMDKPQVGIASVWYEGNSCNMHLLDLGAEVKQGVEEAGMVGMRFNTIGVSDGISMGTDGMSFSLQSRDLIADSIETIMGAQWYDALVALPGCDKNMPGCLMAMGRLNRPAIMVYGGTIRPGFRNGEKLDIVSAFQCYGQFIAGQISDEERQEIVEKSCPGAGACGGMYTANTMATAIEALGMSLPYSASTPAEDPMKKEECKKAGDAILELLKKDIKPRDIMTRQAFENAMVTVMALGGSTNAVLHLIAMARSVDVPLSIEDFQSVSDRIPYLADLKPSGKFVQEDLHSIGGTPAVMKYLLEEGLMDGSCMTVTGKTLAENVEAVPGLKQGQSIVRPVSNPIKSSGHIRILKGSLAPEGAVAKITGKEGLLFSGPARCFDSEEEMLAALEQKKIQKGDVVVIRFEGPKGGPGMPEMLTPTSAIMGAGLGSDVAMITDGRFSGGSHGFIVGHVTPEAQIGGPIGLLRDGDVVTIDAETNSLNVEVSAEELEKRRESWKAPELKVKRGTLYKYIKNVKTASEGCVTDE is encoded by the coding sequence ATGACTCAACTGAACAAATACTCGAGCAAGATCACCCAGCCGAAAAGCCAAGGTGCGTCTCAGGCGATGCTTTATGCGACCGGCCTGACCCGCGAGGACATGGACAAGCCACAAGTCGGTATCGCGAGCGTTTGGTACGAGGGGAATAGCTGCAATATGCACCTGCTGGATTTGGGGGCCGAGGTCAAGCAGGGTGTGGAAGAAGCGGGTATGGTCGGAATGCGATTCAATACCATCGGGGTCAGCGACGGCATCTCGATGGGTACCGACGGAATGAGTTTTTCGCTACAGAGCCGGGACCTGATCGCCGACTCGATCGAAACGATCATGGGTGCACAGTGGTACGATGCGTTAGTAGCGCTACCCGGTTGTGACAAAAACATGCCGGGCTGCTTGATGGCGATGGGTCGCTTGAACCGGCCCGCGATCATGGTTTACGGAGGAACGATTCGGCCCGGTTTCCGCAACGGTGAAAAACTGGACATTGTCAGCGCGTTCCAATGCTACGGGCAATTCATCGCCGGTCAAATCAGCGACGAGGAGCGACAGGAGATCGTCGAGAAAAGCTGTCCGGGCGCCGGCGCTTGTGGCGGGATGTACACGGCAAACACGATGGCTACCGCGATCGAGGCATTGGGCATGTCACTGCCCTACTCGGCGAGCACTCCTGCCGAAGACCCGATGAAAAAGGAAGAGTGCAAGAAGGCCGGGGACGCAATTCTTGAATTGCTGAAAAAAGACATCAAACCGCGCGACATCATGACGCGACAAGCGTTTGAAAACGCAATGGTCACCGTCATGGCACTCGGCGGAAGCACGAATGCCGTCCTGCACTTGATCGCGATGGCACGCAGCGTCGACGTACCGCTTTCGATCGAAGACTTTCAATCGGTCAGCGATCGAATTCCCTATCTCGCCGATCTGAAACCAAGTGGAAAGTTTGTTCAAGAAGACTTACATTCGATCGGCGGTACTCCGGCGGTCATGAAGTACCTGCTTGAAGAAGGACTCATGGACGGTTCCTGCATGACGGTCACGGGCAAGACGTTGGCCGAAAACGTCGAAGCGGTACCGGGCCTGAAGCAAGGCCAGTCGATTGTCCGTCCGGTGAGCAACCCGATTAAATCGAGTGGCCACATTCGCATCTTAAAAGGCAGCCTGGCTCCCGAAGGTGCCGTCGCCAAGATCACCGGCAAGGAAGGACTTCTCTTTAGTGGCCCCGCCCGCTGCTTTGACAGTGAAGAAGAAATGCTGGCCGCCTTGGAACAAAAGAAAATCCAAAAAGGCGATGTCGTTGTCATCCGCTTTGAAGGCCCGAAAGGCGGCCCCGGCATGCCCGAGATGCTCACTCCCACAAGTGCGATCATGGGGGCCGGACTCGGTTCGGACGTCGCCATGATCACCGACGGTCGATTCAGCGGCGGCAGCCATGGATTCATCGTGGGACATGTCACGCCTGAAGCACAAATTGGTGGACCGATCGGATTGCTCCGCGATGGCGATGTCGTCACCATCGACGCCGAAACCAATTCGCTGAACGTGGAAGTCTCGGCAGAGGAACTTGAAAAGCGTCGCGAATCATGGAAAGCCCCCGAACTAAAAGTCAAACGGGGAACGCTTTACAAGTACATCAAGAACGTCAAAACGGCGAGCGAAGGCTGCGTGACCGACGAATAG
- a CDS encoding WD40 repeat domain-containing protein, which translates to MKFTLRTTIALLLVAIPFASVRADDSDKASKSIDSESLWITAIDGLDNQTFVAGTATGLLLRPSAVVQFDSDTPNKFEELYQHPAAVWTVATSSNGKTIASADYKGNLVVYDVESKQPTQHDNAFERWCQKIVVSPDDQHVVAGNESGKLFAWSLSESKVSKSVELGKASITCLAFSPDSKQVAATDGEGNVHLLSWPELEIVAKVVISDETAWCVAYENQSSLIIGSGDRNLYRVEAKADATPEAIAKGTDWITRIAVSASGQVAAAEVSGRVHFVSGGSVTTVGADSGVWALDFASPEALLVGTRKDGIAIAKQSWTLTARTPESDTATE; encoded by the coding sequence ATGAAATTCACTCTCCGCACCACGATTGCGCTGTTATTGGTGGCAATTCCATTTGCATCGGTCCGTGCCGACGACAGCGATAAAGCGTCGAAGTCGATCGACTCGGAATCACTTTGGATTACCGCAATCGATGGCTTGGATAATCAGACGTTCGTCGCCGGAACGGCCACCGGACTTTTGTTGCGACCGTCCGCCGTCGTGCAGTTCGATTCTGACACGCCGAACAAATTCGAGGAACTGTATCAACACCCCGCCGCCGTCTGGACAGTTGCGACATCCTCAAACGGAAAAACCATTGCAAGCGCGGACTACAAAGGCAATCTAGTTGTCTACGACGTCGAGTCAAAACAGCCGACCCAACATGACAACGCATTTGAACGCTGGTGCCAAAAAATTGTCGTGTCACCCGATGACCAGCACGTCGTCGCAGGAAACGAATCGGGAAAGCTATTTGCATGGAGTCTGTCAGAGTCGAAAGTGTCCAAGTCGGTTGAACTTGGAAAAGCATCGATTACTTGCTTGGCATTCTCACCCGATTCAAAACAAGTTGCCGCGACCGATGGTGAAGGCAATGTCCATCTACTCTCGTGGCCGGAACTGGAAATCGTCGCAAAGGTTGTGATCAGTGACGAGACGGCCTGGTGTGTCGCGTACGAGAACCAGTCGTCGTTGATCATTGGATCAGGCGATCGGAATCTTTACCGGGTCGAAGCAAAAGCGGATGCGACGCCAGAAGCGATTGCCAAAGGCACCGACTGGATCACGCGAATTGCGGTGTCGGCGAGCGGTCAAGTTGCGGCCGCGGAAGTCAGCGGACGTGTCCACTTTGTTTCCGGCGGCAGCGTCACAACGGTAGGTGCGGACAGTGGTGTGTGGGCACTCGATTTTGCGAGTCCGGAAGCATTGTTGGTCGGCACGCGGAAGGACGGCATCGCGATCGCCAAGCAGAGTTGGACCCTGACCGCACGGACGCCCGAGTCGGATACTGCGACTGAATGA
- a CDS encoding PSP1 domain-containing protein has translation MSESSKHSDLSSTEATTSTTGSIASGSPVEYVVRYGTMRILGVMKAREPFQYNDQVVIQSDRGTEIGTVLCEATPASLDSMEEPTSGKILRRLTDDDKTQWRHIETLVRDDLAVCQRCVDSLRLQMDLVDVERLLGGEKLVVYYLAEGRVDFRQLVRRLASEFQTRIEMRQIGVRDEAKLMADYGDCGQPICCATFLSKMPPVSMKMAKLQRSTLDPTKISGRCGRLKCCLRYEFETYEQLAAELPPIGAQILTRDGRATVLAQDILSQQLVVRTEDKRRIMIGGDQVVSITKMPPPQKSGGRRKPSANHSGARNRKSNTNPESRPPDHRDA, from the coding sequence ATGAGTGAGTCTTCAAAACACTCCGATCTATCAAGTACCGAAGCAACCACATCGACGACCGGCTCGATCGCGAGCGGCTCGCCGGTCGAGTATGTCGTGCGCTATGGAACAATGCGAATCCTCGGCGTCATGAAAGCCCGTGAGCCGTTTCAATATAACGATCAGGTCGTCATCCAAAGCGACCGTGGAACCGAAATTGGCACCGTCCTTTGCGAAGCGACCCCGGCATCGCTTGACTCGATGGAGGAACCGACATCGGGAAAGATCCTGCGACGGTTGACCGACGATGACAAGACGCAGTGGCGGCATATTGAAACACTCGTGCGAGACGACTTGGCGGTTTGCCAACGCTGTGTCGATTCCCTGCGTCTGCAAATGGACCTGGTCGACGTCGAACGCTTGCTCGGCGGCGAAAAACTGGTGGTTTATTACCTTGCCGAAGGCCGGGTGGATTTTCGTCAACTGGTGCGCCGACTCGCCAGCGAATTCCAGACACGGATTGAGATGCGCCAAATTGGGGTCCGCGATGAGGCGAAACTGATGGCGGATTACGGCGATTGCGGACAACCGATTTGTTGCGCGACATTTCTGAGTAAGATGCCACCGGTGTCGATGAAAATGGCAAAATTGCAACGGTCGACCCTCGATCCGACAAAAATTTCAGGACGTTGTGGCCGATTGAAGTGTTGTTTGCGGTATGAATTCGAGACGTACGAACAACTCGCGGCGGAGCTTCCTCCGATCGGGGCACAAATTTTAACGCGAGATGGACGAGCGACGGTCTTGGCTCAGGACATTCTTTCGCAACAATTGGTTGTGCGTACCGAAGACAAACGCCGGATCATGATTGGCGGTGACCAAGTGGTCAGCATCACTAAAATGCCACCGCCACAAAAATCGGGGGGGAGGCGAAAACCGTCCGCCAACCACTCCGGTGCTCGCAACCGGAAATCAAATACAAACCCAGAATCTCGTCCGCCAGATCATCGCGACGCCTAG
- a CDS encoding Minf_1886 family protein — protein sequence MSHELSNSPLQAMRKLLKEDARFKYEAYQFVREALQFTQEHLPELTGASVSGEAASSSITRHITGQQLCEGCRQYAIDQYGYLARMVLSTWGIRSTSDFGDIVYNLIRIEQMRKSDSDRREDFDDVYPFDGAFEPDFTLPKPVDELDC from the coding sequence ATGAGTCATGAATTGTCCAACTCGCCCCTCCAAGCAATGCGAAAGCTGCTCAAAGAGGACGCCCGTTTCAAATACGAAGCGTACCAATTTGTGCGTGAGGCACTGCAATTCACCCAAGAGCACTTGCCCGAATTAACGGGAGCTTCGGTCAGCGGTGAGGCCGCGAGCAGCTCCATTACACGGCACATCACCGGACAGCAACTGTGCGAAGGCTGCCGTCAATATGCGATTGACCAATACGGCTATCTCGCGCGCATGGTACTTTCAACCTGGGGAATTCGCTCGACCAGCGACTTTGGCGATATCGTTTACAACCTCATCCGAATCGAACAGATGCGGAAAAGCGATTCCGATCGCCGCGAGGACTTTGACGACGTCTATCCATTTGACGGCGCCTTCGAACCAGACTTCACGCTGCCCAAACCTGTCGACGAGCTAGATTGCTAG
- a CDS encoding HD domain-containing phosphohydrolase, which yields MTSNQILFVDDDERILKGIQRQQGEDFEITTALGPVEALEIFQDDGPFAVVVSDMRMPEMNGVELLKRIRKQSPDTVRMIITGFAELDTTIQAINDGHIFRFLAKPCGEQEMATSLSAALRQYELIQSERELVEGTLRGSVDVLADILSLINPLAFGQSNRLRTTVEGVLKRVSIDNAWQLEIAAVLASLGCVALPTDLLKKKFSGLPFNQEEESQFRHHPELASRLLRSIPRLDEVSEIIASQMVDDRSREALSPELERKSQILRMALEFDFTELLSPSSLHALDEMRKTATKYDQDLFDALADYVKRERHTAIKEVPINSLREGHVLAEDLCGKSGTLLMSKGQRLTESALRMIENHRRNGALGPKIKVASTSMADAPAAVAVG from the coding sequence ATGACCAGTAATCAAATCCTGTTCGTCGATGATGACGAGCGTATTCTGAAAGGAATCCAGAGGCAGCAAGGCGAAGATTTTGAGATCACAACGGCGCTCGGGCCGGTAGAAGCGCTCGAAATCTTCCAAGACGACGGGCCCTTTGCCGTAGTCGTCTCGGATATGCGGATGCCTGAAATGAATGGTGTGGAGTTGCTCAAGCGTATCCGAAAGCAGTCGCCGGATACCGTGCGAATGATCATCACGGGATTCGCCGAATTGGACACAACTATCCAAGCGATCAACGATGGACACATCTTTCGCTTCCTTGCCAAGCCTTGCGGCGAACAGGAGATGGCGACGTCATTGAGCGCCGCACTCAGGCAATACGAATTGATTCAGTCCGAGCGGGAACTCGTCGAAGGAACTTTGCGGGGGAGCGTGGATGTCTTGGCGGATATTCTCTCGTTAATCAATCCACTTGCGTTCGGTCAGTCAAATCGACTTCGCACCACGGTGGAAGGAGTGCTTAAGCGCGTCTCGATCGATAACGCTTGGCAGCTAGAAATCGCGGCGGTGTTGGCTTCGCTCGGTTGCGTTGCGTTGCCGACCGATCTATTGAAAAAGAAGTTCAGCGGACTGCCGTTTAATCAGGAAGAGGAATCGCAATTTCGTCATCATCCTGAACTAGCGAGTCGACTGCTACGCAGTATTCCGCGACTCGATGAAGTCTCCGAAATAATCGCTTCTCAGATGGTAGACGACCGGTCTCGAGAAGCGTTGTCCCCGGAACTCGAGCGAAAGTCACAAATCTTACGGATGGCGTTAGAGTTTGATTTCACAGAACTTCTCAGTCCTTCGTCGTTGCATGCCCTCGACGAGATGAGGAAGACGGCCACGAAATATGATCAAGACCTTTTTGATGCGTTAGCCGACTACGTTAAGCGTGAGCGTCATACCGCAATCAAAGAAGTTCCGATCAACTCCTTGCGTGAAGGTCATGTGCTTGCCGAAGACCTATGCGGCAAATCCGGCACGTTGCTGATGAGCAAGGGGCAGCGGTTGACCGAATCAGCTTTGCGAATGATCGAGAACCATCGACGCAACGGTGCGTTGGGCCCCAAGATTAAGGTGGCTAGCACCAGCATGGCGGACGCGCCGGCTGCGGTTGCAGTCGGATAA